The sequence CCGCGCCAGATCATGGGAAATTTGACAGACCACTTCTGACGGAGTTGAAAGCCATGCAGGATGCCCATGTCGACAAACAGTTCACTCCTGACGGAGTTTTGTGAACACACCATTTCTTCCGGGCAACAGCAAGCCAGCAGGCAAAATTCAGGGAGTGACATGGGGCTGTCATCCTGCAAGGTTGTTTTGCAGGCTTGGGCAACCATGTCGGGTAATCGGGGCTCGTCCGAAATCGTCACGGATCTGGCAATACCTGTTCCTGCAACGGCCCGGCCGAAGCCGCAAAATTCCCGCGGTTTTTCCGGTCGGGCTTGGCGAAACCCCGGCTCAGCCGAGGGGGGAAGGTTTTCAGACAGGCATCAACTCACAGGATTTCTTTGAATGCTCAAGCCCCGTGGAGGCGAAATGCAGCCGGGAGGGCGGGAACATTTGTGCCGTCTCTCACCTCCGCCAGCGCGGCTTGCTGCCTTCATACAATTCGAATTCCAACAACCGGCATTCAATCGCGCCATTGAAAAACGGCAGCCGGCGCCTGGGCCGCAAGCCGATCCGCTTCGCCAATTCGAGATTGCCGGTGAACACATAACCGGTGTAGCCTGCGCCTTTCTGTTTGAACCAGTCACCGATGGCAGGATAGACGGCCTGCAACTCCGGCAGTCGTCCCAGCCGCTCGCCGTACTCGGGATTGAGCATGATTACCCCGCCACCAGCCGGCACCGGCGTTGCGGCAAAGTCGCAAACTGCGAATTCAATCAAATGATCGACGCCGGCAGTTTTGGCGTTCTGTCGCGCGGCAGCCACGGCCCGGGGATCGTGATCGGTCGCGATAATTTTGGCTGGGAGAGTCTTTTGCATTCCCGCTTTCGCTTCCGCCAGCAACGCCTGCCACGCCGCCGGCGCGAAGCTGCGCAGATGCATGAACCCGAAATTGTCGCGCAGCAAACCCGGCGGCCGGCCGAGACTCAGCCATGCCGCTTCGATCGCCAGCGTCCCGCTGCCGCACATCGGATTGATAAAATGGCCCTCGCCCCGCCAGCCGGTGGCCAAAATCGTGGCTGCCGCCAAAGTTTCCTGCATCGGTGCCTGCAGCGGAATTTTGCGGTAGCCGCGTTTCGCCAGCGATTCGCCGGAAGTGTCGAGGTAGAGGCTGGCTTCGCTTTCTTTCCAGTACAGAAAAACCACGGCGCCCCGGCGCCGGGGCCCGGAATCCGGCCGCCGGCCAATCGTGCGCTTGAGACGGTCGACAATCGCATCCTTGCATTTGAGATTGGCGAAGCGCGTGTCTTTGATGGTGTCGTTGTGCACCGCCGAGGTGATGCTGAGCGGGCTGCCGGCCTCGAGGTAATTTTCCCACGGCAGGCGCACGAGGTTGCCGTACAACTCTGCGGGGGTGCGGCAGCGGAAATCTTGCAGCAGGAACAAGACGCGGTGGCCGGTGCGCAGCCAGAGATTCAGGCGCATGGTGTCGTGCAACGTGCCGCTGGTTTCCACCGCCGCTTCTTTCTGCGCCAGCACAGGGAAACCCAGCGTGCGGATTTCATCCGCCAAAATCGGGGGAATGGCTTTGGGACAGGTGACGAGAATGCGGCTGGTTTGCATGGGAGGGAAGGGCTGCGAGTAAGCGGATCAGGCCGTCAGGCACTCCAAGCCAAAACGCAATTTTAAAAGATTCTTGACCACAAACCAAACGCTTGCGCCGTGCCGTTTCAAAATCAAGGGAGTCCTTCCCGGCGGTCTTCGCGTCCCGGGGTGAGCTTTTGCAGGGAATGGCGCGGCCGTGCGCAGCCAGCGTGACAGGATCCCTGCTGGATGGCGGCAGTGGTTGATGGTTCGCGCACAACAACCGTGTGCCAATCGAGCTTCCTGCTGCCCGAATCCGCGGCAGACTTCGGGGCAAATGATGAAGGATGAAGCCATGCAATCATCACTGCCTGGGTTCCCCTGTGTTGGGGTGGCATCTGACACTATTGGCGGCCGCGAGTGTGCGGCTTTG comes from candidate division KSB1 bacterium and encodes:
- a CDS encoding class I SAM-dependent RNA methyltransferase, with the translated sequence MQTSRILVTCPKAIPPILADEIRTLGFPVLAQKEAAVETSGTLHDTMRLNLWLRTGHRVLFLLQDFRCRTPAELYGNLVRLPWENYLEAGSPLSITSAVHNDTIKDTRFANLKCKDAIVDRLKRTIGRRPDSGPRRRGAVVFLYWKESEASLYLDTSGESLAKRGYRKIPLQAPMQETLAAATILATGWRGEGHFINPMCGSGTLAIEAAWLSLGRPPGLLRDNFGFMHLRSFAPAAWQALLAEAKAGMQKTLPAKIIATDHDPRAVAAARQNAKTAGVDHLIEFAVCDFAATPVPAGGGVIMLNPEYGERLGRLPELQAVYPAIGDWFKQKGAGYTGYVFTGNLELAKRIGLRPRRRLPFFNGAIECRLLEFELYEGSKPRWRR